The DNA segment ATTCCCGACCTGTTCACTCTATTCAGAAAAAATAAAGCAAAACCCAACTCAAATAGCGAATGTTCACCAGGGTGATTGATTATTTTTTTTTGCCTATTCCATACGTTTATCGTAACGCGACAATTCTTTATCCTCCGACAAAGAGATTCCGTATCATTTAACACACAATGCCAGAATGAATACAGAGGATAATTTAGATCATTCAAGTGGATATGCGTAACATATTCGTCCATCAAAAGATCAAGGGCAATTCCAGCACCTCCTGCATATGGCTCCATATAATGCCCATCACACAAATTATTCAGTTCAAATATTTCCTTTATATAACTAGATAATTTCGCCTTACCTCCCGGATAGCGCAAAGGAGTATTATATCTGCCCATCAATCTTCCTCATTCACGATTTCATTCTAAATATACACATATAACAGTTCACACTATCAACCATAACTAGGCTCAGTTAGAACTACTATCATCAACTCTTCAATAGCTTCCCAGAATGCACGCAACTTATCCTCTGTAGGATGAAGCCTTCTATTGTGTATATAATTATCTAAAGTATCGATTGAAAAAATCTCATTCTTATCAAGCAATTTATTTATAGCTTTCCTAGACCCGGCCCCCAATTCAATATCCTTATCTTCATTCAAAATATACTTAATCATATCCTTTAACGTTGGCGCCCAATCTTTACTCTTCCCTTTACCATTTAACACCTCTTCTATCTTTCGAGTTTTCTCAAGATAATGAGAAATTGACATTTCAAGGATCACCCTAAACATAACAGCAGAAGTATTTGGCTGATCGGCAACACTTATTTTTTTCATTTCAGAAAAAATATCAACAATCCTTTTATTATTTACCTGACACTTTATATATGAAGGTAATAAGGACTTACTTTTCCTTGAAACTTTAGAAACAACCTTCTTTTTTTCAGGGCTAGGAGCTGGTAACTTTTCTTCTTCACCAGAAAGAAGATCATCTCCTGTAAATACTCCTTTACTCTTTAAATCAGGCAGATCACTACTGGCAAACTCACCAATATATCGTTTTACTCCATCATCATCATTTACCGTCCTTGAAGTTTCCTTACCAAGCGCGACATCCGAAACTATCTTGGAAAAGCCTTTTTTAAACTCATCAGAAGAGATATTTCCCTTTAATTTTTTATCCTCATCAAATTCAATTCCCAGAATCTTCTGAATATCTCGATGGGTGTACAAGCGTTCAAGAGTAGTAACATTAAACCTTCGGGGATCAGTTACAATATCCAATATCTCTTCAGGCAAATCCAATTTACATGCAACACTATACATCTCATAGCGTTGGAGAAACTCTTTGATATCACCTTTTGGAACAGAATACTCCTCTGATATATCAGAAATAGTTTTACCGGACTTTATCAATTGCACATAGAATTTTGCTTGCATCACAGGGCTCCAGCCCTTCACCTGAGAGCTAGTGTGCTTATTCATAATCAGAGGGGCTGCTGCTTCACGGGACAACGCAACCAGCACAACAACTTTAATTACATTTGGAGATCGATCAGATAAGATCGAGAACTTTTTTCTAAATTTATCTGGGGCCAGATCAGGATTATGTAGTAATTTCAGGGCAGCTAGCCGACGATTTCCTTCGACAACTATTTTCTTCCCATCTTCTTCAACAACAATTAATGACTCAATTGGATAATAGCCTTTATCTGCAATATCTTTTGCAAGTTCGTATACACTCTCATGCAATATTAGCTCTTCAATAAGCTTACGCTGTGACAGCCCTCCTTCAGCCTCTGGTAACCGTGGATTAAAAGCATCCAACTTCAAATTGGTTATCTTTAACTCCCTGCTTTTCCATTTACTATAGTCGACGACTGACAAAATAAATCTCCCTGTGGACAACCAAGCTACTCGCGATTACTACAAAAAAGAACAATGCGTTCCTGCTTATCATCTTGAATTCGACTGATTAAACAATAAGCAACAATAGGGAAAAGAGAACAAGCTGAATTCACTTCCGCTTACAAACTTTGAATATCCCAAATAAGCACATATAAACAATGCCTAATCTATCAAAGAACATAAGCGTTGTTATAGTAGAAACAGCTTTAATAGTTAGAAAAAACCTCCAACCATAAGAATCATGCTCAAAAACGATACTATTTGAGACAAGCGGCTTAAATAACAAAGCTGCCTACTAAGAATAGGGAAGTCAATGGCCACGAAAATCTGTGCTCGAAGCGTCTACTATATGTCTACTATGAATTTTTTCGGAGGATTTAAACGCTGAGTTAAGAAATATAATTCAGCGATAACTCATTGATTTTAAATGGTGCCCGGGGCCGGAATCGAACCGGCACGGCCGTTACCAGCCGAGGGATTTTAAGTCCCTTGCGTCTACCTATTTCGCCACCCGGGCAAACACAGTGTGCAAAGATCAAGAATGGAGGCTGAGCCCGGAGTCGAACCGAGGTCCACGGATTTGCAATCCGCTGCATGGCCACTCTGCCACTCAGCCTTGGGCGCTAGTATACCGATTCAGGGCGATCTTGTCTCCCCCTCGGAACCGCTTCATTTTCTTGAGAAAACATTCGTTCCCCAAACAAAAAGGCCTCGGATAACCGAGGCCTTCGCGAATTTGGAGCGGGAAACGAGACTCGAACTCGCGACCCCAACCTTGGCAAGGTTGTGCTCTACCAACTGAGCTATTCCCGCTGAATGTGGGCGCCATTTTACTGAGATTCGCCTAGCTGTCAACACCTCGAAACAGAATTTTCAGCTAAGTGATTCAGTTTGATCGAGTTTTCATCAACAGCGGCCAGGCGGCCTTCAAGTACACCAACATCGACCACAAGGTGAGGATCGCCGCGACGTACAACAGCGCCATACCGATCATGTGTACCGGCAGGCCAAGCAGGTCATCACGGTACAGCAACAGCAGCAGCGCCACCATCTGCACCGTGGTTTTGATCTTGCCCATGCCCGATACCGCCACCGCCGCACGCGCGCCGATTTCGGCCATCCATTCACGCAGCGAGGACACGGCAATCTCCCGGCCCACGATCACGCAGGCAGGAGCGGCAAAGGTCGCGGTCGGGTTGGCCTGCACCAACAGGATCAGCGCCACGGCAACCATGAGCTTGTCGGCCACCGGGTCCAGAAACGCGCCAAAGGCGGTGGTCTGTTTCCACTTGCGCGCCAAATAGCCATCCAGCCAGTCGGTAAAACCGGCCAACATGAACAGCAAGGCGCTGACTTCGTTCGCCCAGCTCACCGGCAGATAAAACACGATGACAAAAATGGGGATGAGAGCGATACGACCCCAGGTCAG comes from the Gammaproteobacteria bacterium genome and includes:
- the pgsA gene encoding CDP-diacylglycerol--glycerol-3-phosphate 3-phosphatidyltransferase; translation: MHSIPNYLTWGRIALIPIFVIVFYLPVSWANEVSALLFMLAGFTDWLDGYLARKWKQTTAFGAFLDPVADKLMVAVALILLVQANPTATFAAPACVIVGREIAVSSLREWMAEIGARAAVAVSGMGKIKTTVQMVALLLLLYRDDLLGLPVHMIGMALLYVAAILTLWSMLVYLKAAWPLLMKTRSN